The Phocoena sinus isolate mPhoSin1 chromosome 8, mPhoSin1.pri, whole genome shotgun sequence nucleotide sequence AGGAAGTACAGCGGGACAATGGATGCCTACAGGACCATCGCCAGGGAGGAAGGGGTTCGGGGCCTGTGGAAAGGTAGGTCTGGACTCCAGGTTCAGGGGGTCTTGGGCAGTGATTTCCCTACCCTAGGGCTGGAGCAGGGAACTGGGCAAGGGGGGAGCCCAGCACGTGTATTTCAGCGACTCTAAAGGAACATCCCAACCATTGCAACATCCCAGCTGACCCGCCACCCTGCCCCAAATTCAGTTCAGTTTGCCAACTCTTCACCACGTGCAGGactgtgagggagagagaaatgaatagAAGACATCCTCGTGGCTCTCACAGTCACACAGAGGAGAGGGGACATGTCAAGGAGCAGCTACTCCACAGGGCAGGATGTGCTGGGTTcacgcgcaggggcagggccggagGCAGGAGAGGCCCTgcgggctgggggttgggggggggaggTGACGCACAATCTAGGCCTCACAGGCTGAGCCGGCTCAGCAGAGAGTGAGGGAAGGGCCTCCCCAGCAGAGGCCAACGAGGACGACTGCAGGGCAtggagaggaaacagaggccacTGGGGGAAGCAGCCATGAGGAGGGGGCTTCCTTGGGAACAAGGCTTTAGGGTTCCCTACGTGTCTGAGTGGTGGCCACCTTGACAAATGCTGTTGTCTCTCCCACATGTGGCTGGGGCTCACGTGAATCTTGCAGAGGAAACAGTGACCCAGTGAAGGTTAAAGGCAGGACACCTGGGTCACAGCCTCACTTGCTGTGTGCCTTCCTGGAGCCCAGCCCTCATCTGTGAAAccggggcggtggtggtggggggggtctTGACGCTCTCCAAGGGCCCTGCCAGGGCTACATCCTGTCACTGTTCCAAGAGCCTAGCCTCCCTCTTCCAAAGAAAGGCTTCCTCTTCTGCCTCTAGCCAGGTCTCAGGGaggcatattttaattttgatagatattgcagATTATCCTCTGAACTGTGGCCGAAACAAATACAAGAGGGCCTCTCTGTTTTTTGTCTCTAAGATGGACATGGATAACGTGAGAGTTTTTAAACATCAGAAAGGAAAGTATGGAATCTGCCCACCTGAGGTGGGCTCCTCTGAGACCCCTGGAATGGGGCACCATGTCCCCCCAACTGGGGCCTGTGGCCTTGCAGCCAGGGGTTCCAtttctcctcttccccactcatcagccccaccccctccctgacAGGAACTCTGCCCAACATCACGAGGAATGCCATCATCAACTGTGCTGAGATGGTGACCTATGACATCATCAAGGAGAAGCTGCTAAACTACCACCTGCTCACCGGTGAGGCCCTGGGCTCCAGGCAGACGGCCCTCCCATAGCAGAGAGGGAACCCAGGACACCAGAGAGTGGGCACCACCCACAGGCAACTGGGCTTCAGAAGGAGTAGAGGGAGGCGCAGTGCCCAGCAAAAAGTGCCCAGCACATCATTATGATGAGTAGGAAAGAACCCTGGACAGGAGGCCCGAGACCTGGCTTCCAGCCCCGTGCCACCTCTCCCCGTGCACCTTTAAGCAAGGGTCACATTCTCTGACTACAGTTTCCTCCAACTAGGTGGTTGGACTGGATTACCTTCCAACCCTGGGATAGCCCAGTTCTGTCTTACGAGTCCTTACCAAGAGCTCCGCCCTGGGCACTGTAAGAGATTTGGAAAACACTATCCTTACACTCAGGGAGTTCACAGTTTCATGAGGGACAAACAGTGGACACATATGAAACAGAAAGCAAGGGCACGCCTTGTCTCACAGCCCAACATTTGCTCTTCCCTAACCTGCGACAGACAACTTCCCCTGCCACTTCGTCTCTGCCTTTGGAGCTGGCTTCTGTGCCACAGTGGTGGCCTCCCCAGTGGACGTGGTGAAGACCCGGTATATGAACTCACCCCCAGGCCAGTACCGCAGCCCCTTCGACTGTATGCTGAAGATGGTgacccaggagggccccacagcCTTCTATAAGGGGTGAGCCTCCCCTCCTGCTGCCAGTACTCCCTCCTAGAGAAGcaggcctccctccccagctcccttccTTCCCGCCATGTGGATTGTGTCTACCATGGGTCCACCTGAAAACACACTGGTGAACAGCACAGGTATAAATGCCACAAAGGACAAGTATAAAGACCTACGGAAATGATTTTTAGAAAGAGTGGACCAGGTCTGATTTGGAGAGTCAGGGAGGCTTATCTGAGAAAAAGGTTTCTAGGCATAGGTCAAAGTGCCATCCGCAAACGtcctgggcaggggaggaggagggaaaggtggTTGGTAATCCTGAGACTTTTCCCTGACCCACCGCCATCACTGTGGATCACCACAGTCGGCAGCCCTAGTGCCCAATGTGCTTCATGTTTTCTTGCTTCTCTGCCTTGGCATTTACTGTTCCCTCTGCGTGGAATGCCTTTCCTGCGCCATCCACATGCTCTACATCTTAGCTGTCCTTCAAGACtagttcaaatgccacctcctccctaACACTCTCAGGTGTAAACTTTCCCCCTCTGTGAACTTCAGTGATACTTCCTCCACACCACTCTTATGGGATCTACCACTTCCTACTTTGTATCAATATTATAGTATTTGTAAGTTTAAATTATCCCCCATGCTAGAGTGCAGGCTCCTTGCAGCCAAGGACTGTGgcttatacagttgacccttgaacaatgcgaGGGTTAGCGGCATGGACCCCATGCAGTTGAAAATACGTGAACAATTTATAGTCGGCCCTCCATACATGAGGTTCCTCCATTGCCATGGTTCCTACATATCCctggttccacatccacagattcaaccaaccatggatccaACCAACCGCAGATCATacagtactgtagtatttaatATTGCAAAAagatctgtgtataagtggaccctcacggttcaaacctgtgttgttcaagggtcaactgtatacatcTTCCATACCCCAGAGTCCCCAGCACCAAGGCAGCACTCTATAGTCATTAACAATCATCGTGACTGCTAAGTCCCTAAGTATGAGGCCTTTTGCTAAGCACTTCACAAATACTATCTCACCCCCCTGAACTGGGCCGCGTTCTCCACATTTACTGgggaagagactgaggctcagcaaggtcATGGAACTTGTCCCAGCTCACAAAGTTTGAACGGCAGAGCCACGGCTCAAACACTGACCATCAGATACCACCCACATCGTCCATCCCACGCTAAGCTCTTTGCTTGGCCCTCTTACCTCCACCACTGAGGATAGTTTTCTGGCGCCCAGCGTTAGATTGGGCCCAGCAAGCAACCATGTTCTCGACCCTGGGATGACGTCACAAAACTGAGTTCCAGCTGACAGTTCTTTTCCTGTAAGTGCCGCCATCATTTCACTCTTCAGCTGTAGCCACTTGTCTCGGTTTGTACTTTCACTTGgcaaacattcactgagcatcttgcgggtgctgggccctgtgctatgcgctgtaccttaactcatttaatcctctcgaCAACTCCGTGCGGTAGGTGTTGCTGTCCTCATGTTACAGATAAGTaagctgaggctgagaaagaTTAAGTTCAAGAAGCTGGTCAAGCTAGGATGTGAATCCAGGTCTAACGCCAGAGTTCACATTCGTTGTCCCCGTGCTATACGCCCTGTGAGGGGCCCAGGCTGAGGGTTCAGGAGAGGCCTTGGTGGGAGGTTCTGGTGCCCAAGCTGAGTCCCACGGAGCCAAGAGCGAACAGCCCGGCAAGGAGAGAAGGAGATATTCCAAGCAGAAGGAGCAACATGGGCAAAGGTGTGGGAGGAAGCGTCTGGCAGGAGCTGAGAGGACCAGGAGGGGATTAGCGGAGAGAGAGGCTGAAGAAGAGGCAGGGGCCGGGCCGCTCCCTGAGTCTGCGAAGCACAGCCGAGGGGGGCTATCGCCCAGCCGCGCTACCCACCGCAGGACTGGCAGGCTCTCCGGAGAGTAACTAAATTTGGTGTCACGTTGTTTTTGCCCCTCCAGCTGGAGGCCGAGGTCTCCGCAGGGGTGGCCACTCAGGTTGTAAATGAGCCCAGAAATACCCAGCAGCAGAATGGAGTCAGGTGGTTTTAACTGAGCTACTTAACGTCGGTTTCTGAAGAGAAAGAACTGGCAACAATCATAGCTACCTGATAGAACCGTGAGAATTAACTGCCTGACACAGTAACACGGCTcaaaatgttagttttctttcctttcccaacTCCAGCTTCTGCCTAAATTCCTTcagtagagaagaaaatgactGAACAATCTCAGAAAATGCTCGTGACTAACAGAAGGCTAGTCCTTTGGCACCAGCACCGAGTGGGGAGAGCACATAGATCCATGTGGGACTCCAGTCCACCCACCTGACCATGTGGTTGTTTCTCTCATCAGATTTACACCCTCATTTTTGCGTTTGGGAGCCTGGAATGTGGTGATGTTCGTCACCTACGAGCAACTGAAACGGGCCTTGATGAAAGTCCAGATGCTACGGGAATCTCCATTTTGACTAAGACAAGGCCACTTGGTACTTAAGTAGGACAAAACCAGTTAAGGATGGAATAAAGCAGCGGGTCCACACACACAAGGACATAGACCCACACATGTTTACAGAACTGTTTACTTGCTGCTGACtcaagaaacagaagaggaggaaggactgTGGTCTTCAGTGCTTTGTCTTAAGAACACCTTTGTTTTGCACTGACAACatggaaaataaattacattaatttgTGAAACCCATCAGGTTGGATGCCTAACATTTaggcaaggaaaaacaaaacagatccaTTTGGATAAAATGGAAGTTTGCAAACTTACGTCCCCTGAAAAATCTGATTAGACGATGAATTATAAACAGGAAAGGGACAGGAGTGGCATGCGATTCACTTGGAAATCAGCTGAGTCTACAGGGGCATCGCCAAAGCAACACAAAGCTTCTGACTGCAGCCTTCGGTTAGCCATGCATCATCAGCTATATTTGTAGCGTGCCTGCTGTGTAAAACCCACCGGGATTCCAGGAAAcgtgagaagaaaagaaaacctagaaCCTGTGTCAAAGGAGCACTGCTGAGCCAGTGTGAGGCTAGACccataaatgtttgctgatgaCACTGGAGAATCAAGAGGGCAGCCTCAGTCTctttcctgtaaaatgggagtaataatccCTTTCCTCCTACCTCACTTGGAGTGTTTATGAGGATCAAGTGAGAAGGTGGGCAAGAAAGCACACTATAAAAGCAAAAGCTCTGTACAAATGTAAATAGAAGGACCATGCCTTGGGAAAGATTTTGTAGGTCAGTGAGGAAGTGCCAGGGAAGAAGTTTTTGAAGGACACAGTTGTCTAGAGGTGAGACCAAAGGAACCAGGGGTTTGGGGGCCAGGGGTGACAGAATGATGTGCAGCTGTGGGAGCCCCCCACTCCGTGCTGGACTGTGAGGCACCTTGAAGGGTGTGGAGTTTGGGGACAAAGATAAATACTGAGCTGAGAGCCTAAAGTACCAGGAATCAGAATTTTTGGAAAATTACTATGACTCAATAAAGGAATTCACACCTTGAGTGTGGGAATGAGAATAGCCAcctttctgccttctctttcttGGATGGAATCACCCTTTCTCGCTTCAGGCTTCCTGTGTGTCAGCGCTGGGCCACACCTGgcccacacacatacactgccTTCTGCCCTTCTGCAGGCTGGCTGCTCTGTCATTTAGGGGTTCGGCACCTCCATATGTAAAAGGCAGGCTTGAACCAGATAACCTCCTTCTGAACTTAACTGGCCGTATTTCACATTGATAATTGGGACCCAGAATGCCAGACTTTCTGCTTCTTAGCAGCCTGTGTGGCTCTGATGTCAGAACTGGGTTcaaaccacagacacacacacaactattaGCAACCTAACCATGGGGAATCCTTGCACCTCAGAGTCCTACAGAGAAGTGGGAATGACAATCCTCACTTTGCAGGAGGTGTTCAGTGATGtcatccttccttccctactCTGACTCCTCTGCACCCTGGGGAAAAACGAACATCCACTTTCCGAAATCAGCACTTTCCTAAATCTAAATCATAATTTTTGAGCATCTACATATACGAAGTGGAAAGtccaagcaaaagcaaaaaaataaaaattattttgatttaatgTCTGGTTCAGCTTTCAAATAAAAGCtatatttaaaactttcttttgaCTTGACGGCATGTGCAAATCATTTTTAAACACTTGGTCTTGATTTGATAGTTCCTAGAGGCCAAGGACTATGCCTTCCATGAGCTTCTATGTAGCAATATTAACCCATCATCTATCCAGAGCATACTATTCAGATGATGCTGCTGAAAGAGGGGATAAATGCTTCTGAGAGATATTTTGATTGAGATCAGAAGCCTAGTGACCTCCAACTTCAGGCTTTTGGGAGAGGGAAAACAAGACTGGTGGGAGGTCTTCTGAGGTTTTTCTGGGCAAAATACTAGATCTCTTTCTCCACTTCTTAAAGGTAAAGGTTGAACCAAATGACCTAAGACTAAAGTTCTGTGATTCTAAGAACTAAGAGCTTCCTCCAAGCCACAGGCATTCCCTTCCTAGTCCTGCCTCCCACTTTCTGCCACCAGGAAGCCAGGGATGCAAACTCCTGAGGTCAGATCACCAGCTGAGGCCAATACCCATTCCCCCACTGCACCCTCACAGACACCTACCTCCATCAAGTCCTTCAAAATGTTACtgaaccaggcttccctggtggcgcagtggttgagagtccgcctgccaatgcaggggacgcaggtccgtgccccggtccgggaagaccccacatgccgcagagcggctgggcccgtgagccatggccgctgagcctgcgcatccggagcctgtgctccgcaacagaagaggccacaacagtgagaggcctgcgtactgcaaaaaaaaaaaaaaaaaaaagtcatgtaccacaatgttcactgcagctctatttacaatagccaggacatggaagcaacctaagtgtccatcgacagatgaatggataaagaagatgtggcacatatacacaatggaatattactcagccataaaaagaaacaaaattgagttatttgtagtgaggtggatggaaccaAACTTGAATCCTCTCGCCCACACACAGTAAAGCtgatctactgacactgggttgtggtgaaggaaagtacagcacctattgcagggcaccaagcaaggagttcAGGAAAGCTAGTACTCAAAACGTGAACTCcctgtttgctttgtttgtttgtttttggctgggTCGAGTCTTAGCTGTGAAACGCTGGATCTTTCGTCGCAGCACacaagcttctctctagttgtggtgcacaggcttgtctttagttgtggcacacaggcttggtagttgcagtgcatgggctctctagatgcagcgcgtgggcttagtttccctgtggcatgtgggatcttagttccccgaccaaggatcgaacccgcatcccctgcattagaaggcggattctttttttttttttttttttgcgtaagagggcctctcagtgttgtggcctctcccgttgcggagcacaggctccggacgcggaggctcagcggccatggctcacgggcccaaccgctccgcggcatgtgggatcttcccggaccggggcacgaacccgtgtcccctgcatcggcaggcggactctcaaccactgcgccaccagggaagccctagaaggcggattcttaaccaccagggaccactagggaagtccccccccacacaccagggattgaaccagtgccccctgcagtggaagcacagagtcttactcactagaccaccagggaagtcccagcaaagcattt carries:
- the UCP3 gene encoding mitochondrial uncoupling protein 3 isoform X1; protein product: MVGLKPSEVPPTTAVKFLGAGTAACFADLLTFPLDTAKVRLQIQGENQAARSTQYRGVLGTILTMVRTEGPCSPYKGLVAGLQRQMSFASVRIGLYDSVKQFYTPKGSDHCSITTRILAGCTTGAMAVTCAQPTDVVKIRFQASVHTGPGSNRKYSGTMDAYRTIAREEGVRGLWKGTLPNITRNAIINCAEMVTYDIIKEKLLNYHLLTDNFPCHFVSAFGAGFCATVVASPVDVVKTRYMNSPPGQYRSPFDCMLKMVTQEGPTAFYKGFTPSFLRLGAWNVVMFVTYEQLKRALMKVQMLRESPF
- the UCP3 gene encoding mitochondrial uncoupling protein 3 isoform X2, coding for MVGLKPSEVPPTTAVKFLGAGTAACFADLLTFPLDTAKVRLQIQGENQAARSTQYRGVLGTILTMVRTEGPCSPYKGLVAGLQRQMSFASVRIGLYDSVKQFYTPKGSDRDITTRILAGCTTGAMAVTCAQPTDVVKIRFQASVHTGPGSNRKYSGTMDAYRTIAREEGVRGLWKGTLPNITRNAIINCAEMVTYDIIKEKLLNYHLLTDNFPCHFVSAFGAGFCATVVASPVDVVKTRYMNSPPGQYRSPFDCMLKMVTQEGPTAFYKGFTPSFLRLGAWNVVMFVTYEQLKRALMKVQMLRESPF